The following are from one region of the Amylibacter sp. IMCC11727 genome:
- a CDS encoding Hint domain-containing protein, protein MTTQNIYSVSPRSTPFSITPGGLATFANTPNATPPQAQHKAVSQITWTLRDRITDDVFVAYQDVSTDHAALYSAVVSEIPLHADHVYETISVSASGALTKKLKTPSSRSNTAQNRMGVARGTYIMTSRGEMPVERLTVGDRVITRDHGMQEIRWIGSEKKHVTAQNAPILFKKGAIKNNRDLIVSADHRVVFKGAEAMMLYGVKEVLIPARKMVNDETIIRATSGEVEFFQIVLDQHEVIYCEAAATESFMPDENGIAALSSDNQSDMLNALPVLKAASDSYGPTARGFVDAETC, encoded by the coding sequence ATGACGACACAAAACATCTACTCTGTTTCCCCTCGGTCCACACCGTTTTCGATCACCCCAGGGGGACTCGCCACCTTTGCAAACACACCAAACGCAACACCGCCCCAAGCACAACACAAAGCGGTCAGCCAAATCACATGGACATTGCGCGACCGGATCACAGATGATGTGTTTGTGGCCTACCAAGATGTCTCAACCGATCACGCTGCTCTTTATTCAGCTGTTGTGTCCGAAATCCCGCTGCACGCCGATCACGTTTACGAAACCATCAGCGTTTCCGCCTCTGGCGCTTTGACGAAAAAACTCAAAACGCCCTCTAGTCGGTCAAACACTGCGCAAAATCGGATGGGCGTGGCCCGTGGCACCTATATTATGACTTCACGTGGTGAAATGCCTGTGGAGCGTTTGACAGTTGGCGACCGTGTCATCACACGCGACCACGGGATGCAGGAAATCCGCTGGATTGGTTCAGAAAAAAAACATGTCACCGCGCAAAACGCCCCTATCCTGTTTAAAAAGGGCGCCATCAAAAACAATCGTGACCTGATCGTCAGCGCCGATCACCGTGTTGTCTTCAAAGGTGCCGAAGCGATGATGCTGTATGGCGTCAAAGAAGTGCTGATCCCAGCGCGCAAAATGGTGAACGACGAAACCATCATTCGTGCCACAAGCGGCGAAGTGGAATTTTTCCAAATCGTACTGGATCAACACGAAGTGATTTATTGCGAAGCAGCGGCAACCGAAAGCTTTATGCCAGATGAAAATGGCATCGCGGCGCTCAGCAGTGATAATCAATCAGACATGCTCAACGCCCTACCCGTTTTAAAGGCGGCATCTGACAGCTATGGCCCAACTGCCCGTGGTTTTGTGGACGCCGAAACCTGCTAA
- the aroQ gene encoding type II 3-dehydroquinate dehydratase, which produces MSKLVTILNGPNLNLLGKREPEIYGHATLDDVARDCAAVATEFGLRCELLQSNIEGELVNMIQACRETSAGIIINPAAYTHTSVAILDALNTFEGPVLEIHISNVHHREEFRHHSFVSKRANASIIGMGVEGYALCMRHMGSLLA; this is translated from the coding sequence ATGTCGAAACTCGTCACAATTCTAAATGGCCCAAACCTTAACCTCTTGGGCAAACGAGAGCCCGAAATCTACGGCCACGCCACGCTTGATGATGTGGCCAGAGACTGCGCGGCAGTCGCGACCGAATTTGGCCTGCGGTGCGAGCTTCTGCAATCCAACATCGAAGGCGAACTGGTCAATATGATCCAAGCCTGTCGCGAAACATCCGCAGGTATCATCATTAACCCTGCTGCCTATACACACACCTCTGTTGCCATCTTGGATGCGCTCAACACATTCGAAGGTCCGGTTTTGGAAATTCATATTTCCAACGTGCATCACCGCGAAGAATTTCGACACCATTCCTTCGTATCAAAACGCGCCAACGCCTCCATTATCGGCATGGGCGTCGAAGGCTATGCTCTTTGCATGCGCCACATGGGATCCCTGCTCGCTTAA
- a CDS encoding DUF2306 domain-containing protein, giving the protein MSFTAFAEASLVIQIHVLTALAAAILGPIALLRKRKDRIHKVTGYVWVTVMAITALTSFFIWTIRVVGVFSPIHILSVITIIGLVQAIYRIKQRDIFGHRRVLWRLYYQAIGLAGLFSFLPQRMMNDMFTFASPWVVFGVAFGVFIFLGAVISTLFDRVQPKDLIS; this is encoded by the coding sequence ATGAGTTTTACGGCGTTCGCAGAGGCAAGTCTTGTTATTCAAATTCACGTTTTGACGGCGCTGGCTGCAGCTATTTTGGGGCCGATTGCTTTGCTGCGCAAACGAAAAGATCGCATTCATAAGGTGACCGGATATGTTTGGGTTACGGTCATGGCGATTACGGCTTTGACGTCGTTCTTTATTTGGACAATCCGCGTGGTCGGAGTGTTTTCGCCAATTCACATTTTATCGGTGATCACGATTATTGGTTTGGTTCAAGCCATTTATCGAATCAAGCAACGGGATATCTTTGGGCACAGACGGGTTTTGTGGCGTTTGTACTATCAGGCGATTGGTTTAGCTGGGCTGTTTTCTTTTCTGCCGCAGCGCATGATGAATGATATGTTTACTTTTGCGTCACCCTGGGTGGTTTTCGGCGTGGCTTTTGGTGTTTTCATCTTTCTCGGCGCAGTGATTTCAACACTGTTTGATCGGGTGCAGCCAAAGGATTTAATTTCGTGA
- a CDS encoding LytTR family DNA-binding domain-containing protein: MKTHGSSFALRQTREHLASRNVVLAMLGTSILLGLSGPFETFEALPLLPRVAYWAVIVFVTYCTAITVINLVQTLLPETWPNLLRDGIAGSCAGPILAVIVTVINAMTFTANTADLPSFQTLLLYTTIIAATVSILIGMAFGNAEPHSANEGSDQTPPLFKRLPFDKRGPIVSLQAQDHYVLVTTTAGQELVLIRIADAMAEVGATAGFQTHRSHWVAQDQIASSKRLGERGTLFLKSGAEVPVSRSFMPALKEAGYFL; encoded by the coding sequence TTGAAAACACACGGTTCGTCATTCGCGCTTCGTCAAACACGAGAGCATTTAGCCAGCCGCAACGTTGTGTTGGCCATGCTTGGCACGTCCATCCTGCTCGGTTTGTCTGGTCCATTTGAAACATTCGAGGCTTTGCCGCTCTTGCCGCGGGTCGCATATTGGGCGGTGATCGTTTTTGTGACCTATTGCACCGCGATCACCGTCATCAACCTAGTCCAAACGCTGCTACCGGAAACCTGGCCCAACCTGTTACGAGATGGCATCGCGGGCAGTTGCGCAGGGCCCATTCTGGCTGTCATCGTCACGGTTATCAACGCAATGACCTTTACCGCCAACACTGCGGACCTGCCGAGTTTTCAAACACTGCTGCTCTATACCACGATAATTGCGGCCACTGTTTCCATCCTCATCGGCATGGCTTTTGGCAACGCAGAACCCCATTCAGCAAACGAGGGTTCTGATCAAACGCCCCCGCTGTTTAAGCGTCTGCCCTTTGACAAACGAGGCCCTATCGTCTCGCTCCAGGCGCAAGATCACTATGTTTTGGTCACAACCACAGCGGGCCAAGAGCTGGTTCTCATCCGCATTGCCGACGCAATGGCAGAAGTCGGAGCAACCGCAGGGTTCCAGACGCACAGATCACATTGGGTCGCCCAAGATCAAATCGCGTCGTCCAAACGGTTGGGGGAACGCGGAACACTCTTTCTGAAATCAGGGGCCGAAGTCCCCGTCAGCCGCAGCTTCATGCCCGCGTTAAAAGAAGCGGGTTATTTTCTCTGA
- the lipB gene encoding lipoyl(octanoyl) transferase LipB, translated as MTDWITSQGFAPYPETIAQMESHVNEMIDGKADERIWLLEHPPLYTAGTSSDINDLTDPNRFPVYETKRGGQYTYHGPGQRVAYAMLDLNKRGRDLRKFVWNLEEWVIQTLAEFNVRGERREGRVGVWVVRTDKPLTALGNPPEDKIAAIGVRLRKWHSFHGICINVEPDLSHYDGIIPCGIAEHGVTSLVDLGLPVTMDDLDVALKHSFDKVFDEKTPLLQSD; from the coding sequence ATGACTGATTGGATCACTTCACAGGGCTTTGCCCCCTACCCCGAGACCATTGCCCAAATGGAATCTCATGTGAACGAGATGATCGACGGCAAAGCAGATGAACGGATTTGGCTGCTGGAACATCCGCCCCTTTACACTGCGGGCACGTCTTCTGACATCAACGATCTGACGGATCCGAACCGGTTTCCCGTGTATGAAACCAAACGCGGCGGGCAATACACCTATCACGGCCCTGGTCAGCGTGTGGCCTATGCCATGCTCGATCTGAACAAACGGGGCCGCGATCTGCGCAAGTTTGTTTGGAATCTGGAAGAATGGGTCATCCAAACCCTCGCCGAATTCAACGTAAGGGGCGAACGCCGCGAAGGCCGCGTCGGCGTCTGGGTGGTCCGCACCGACAAACCACTGACGGCACTGGGCAATCCCCCCGAAGACAAAATCGCCGCCATCGGCGTGCGCCTGCGCAAATGGCACTCCTTCCACGGCATTTGCATCAACGTGGAACCCGACCTCAGCCACTACGACGGCATCATCCCCTGCGGCATCGCCGAACACGGCGTCACATCACTCGTCGATCTGGGATTGCCCGTAACGATGGACGATCTGGATGTAGCGTTGAAGCACAGTTTTGACAAAGTCTTCGACGAAAAGACGCCGTTACTCCAAAGTGATTGA
- a CDS encoding DUF2235 domain-containing protein — MKNIVILVNGTWNDDDNQERSLLTNVVWLRELCIDEPGVQEVWYTDGVGAGGLVDKALGGAFGRGLKKGICAGYRAASEKYEQDAKIYLFGFSRGAYTVRTIADMIAQIGLVDLTDVPKEDRDAVCALLYDVYRGKKDVSSVGEKTFFNAANAQAAAGTTPIHMVGVWDTVGTAGIPDHYVTLNVLDWVSKGHNWANTQISDVVQNARHAIAMDEARESFVPAFWTDEKGEMLNTKRVKQLWFSGVHTDVGGGYEQRDLGNIAMGWMTTEAKNLGLLLEPDPKRPIPEDRALGVVNDSMTSVFKKMWSRPRGVPNVSDPKNKELFHPSVLRRYEHKERATIPNWEAPDLKQGDTVHRVAKAAKRWNPMGVFVEPTDTLNITAEGVWYDLTREYTPDGTWLNQPTGIGARALDAHHIPNMVAGVARWLRRSKPYRRVPGGWRDPESKPFMLMGVVADGRGVRDLDGAILPDAHTKFEIGNGVRIGAGTDHPLKRGGYLYCYPNDVWQFYDNNSGELDISITLE; from the coding sequence ATGAAAAATATTGTGATTTTGGTCAATGGAACGTGGAACGATGACGACAATCAAGAACGGTCGCTACTAACCAACGTGGTCTGGCTGCGGGAGTTGTGCATTGATGAACCTGGCGTGCAGGAAGTTTGGTACACAGACGGCGTTGGGGCTGGCGGGTTGGTTGACAAAGCCCTTGGGGGTGCCTTCGGGCGTGGATTGAAAAAGGGGATTTGCGCCGGATACCGAGCAGCGTCGGAAAAATACGAGCAAGATGCGAAAATCTATTTGTTTGGATTTAGCCGAGGGGCCTACACCGTGCGCACTATTGCCGACATGATCGCGCAAATCGGTCTTGTTGATCTGACCGATGTCCCAAAAGAGGATCGCGATGCAGTCTGCGCGCTTCTTTACGATGTATACCGTGGTAAGAAAGACGTTAGCTCAGTCGGAGAAAAGACTTTTTTCAATGCAGCCAATGCACAAGCTGCGGCAGGGACGACGCCGATCCACATGGTGGGGGTGTGGGATACCGTTGGTACGGCTGGTATTCCCGATCATTATGTCACGCTGAATGTTCTGGATTGGGTGTCAAAGGGGCACAATTGGGCAAACACGCAAATCAGCGATGTCGTGCAAAATGCCCGTCATGCGATTGCAATGGATGAAGCCCGTGAATCCTTTGTCCCCGCCTTTTGGACGGATGAAAAAGGCGAAATGTTAAACACTAAGCGCGTCAAGCAATTGTGGTTTTCTGGCGTTCACACCGATGTAGGCGGTGGATACGAACAGCGCGATCTGGGCAATATCGCGATGGGGTGGATGACCACTGAGGCGAAAAATCTGGGTTTATTGCTCGAACCCGATCCAAAGAGACCCATTCCCGAGGACCGCGCTCTAGGGGTTGTCAATGACTCTATGACATCCGTTTTTAAAAAAATGTGGTCGCGGCCCCGAGGCGTGCCAAATGTTTCCGATCCAAAAAACAAAGAACTGTTCCATCCGTCGGTTCTACGCCGTTATGAACACAAAGAACGGGCGACGATACCGAATTGGGAGGCACCTGATCTGAAACAGGGTGATACAGTTCATCGAGTCGCCAAGGCCGCAAAGCGCTGGAACCCGATGGGCGTGTTCGTGGAGCCGACAGACACTTTGAACATCACTGCTGAAGGGGTCTGGTACGATTTGACGCGCGAATACACACCCGATGGCACTTGGTTGAACCAGCCCACGGGTATTGGGGCGCGGGCGCTTGATGCGCATCACATTCCAAATATGGTTGCAGGCGTTGCGCGCTGGTTGCGCCGCTCCAAACCCTATCGGCGAGTTCCCGGTGGATGGCGTGATCCGGAAAGCAAGCCCTTTATGTTGATGGGTGTGGTTGCGGACGGCCGCGGGGTGCGCGATTTAGATGGTGCGATTTTGCCCGATGCTCATACTAAATTTGAAATTGGCAACGGCGTGCGGATTGGCGCAGGCACGGATCATCCGCTCAAACGAGGCGGATATTTATATTGCTATCCAAACGACGTCTGGCAATTTTATGACAACAACAGTGGTGAGTTAGATATTTCAATCACTTTGGAGTAA
- a CDS encoding cytochrome c oxidase subunit 1, translating into MADAATHGHDDHARPGFFTRWFMSTNHKDIGILYLFTAGLLGFVSVCFTVFMRIELMEPGVQHMCMEGASLLASTVENCTPNGHLWNVMITGHGILMMFFVVIPALFGGFGNYFMPLMIGAPDMAFPRMNNLSYWMYVAGSTLAVLSVVMPGGNGQAGSGVGWVLYAPLSVKEAGSSMDFAIFAVHVSGASSILGAINMITTFLNMRAPGMTLHKTPLFAWSIFVTAFLILLSLPVLAGAITMLLTDRNFGTTFFDPSGGGDPVLYQHLLWFFGHPEVYMIIVPGFGIISHVIATFSRKPIFGYLPMVYAMVAIGALGFVVWAHHMYTVGMSLTQQSYFMLATMVIAVPTGIKIFSWIATMWGGSIEMKTPMYWAFGFLFLFTVGGVTGIVLSQAGVDRAYHDTYYVVAHFHYVMSLGAVFCIFAGVYYWFGKMSGKHYPEWAGKLHFWMMFIGANITFFPQHFLGRQGMPRRYIDYPEQFSLWNEVSSYGAFLSFASFVFFIGLIFYCLIWGKKIEENNENYWGEGADTLEWTLPSPPPEHTFEILPTQDMWDHQKGH; encoded by the coding sequence ATGGCAGACGCAGCCACCCACGGTCACGACGACCACGCTCGGCCGGGCTTTTTCACGCGTTGGTTCATGTCAACCAACCATAAAGATATCGGCATCCTCTATCTATTTACAGCAGGCCTTCTTGGCTTTGTTTCTGTTTGTTTTACCGTTTTCATGCGGATCGAACTCATGGAACCTGGTGTACAGCACATGTGTATGGAAGGTGCCTCTTTGCTGGCATCCACCGTCGAAAACTGTACGCCAAACGGTCACCTATGGAACGTGATGATTACAGGCCACGGCATCTTGATGATGTTCTTCGTGGTTATTCCTGCCCTGTTCGGCGGGTTTGGTAACTATTTCATGCCGTTGATGATCGGTGCGCCTGACATGGCGTTCCCACGAATGAACAACCTGTCCTACTGGATGTATGTCGCTGGCTCAACACTCGCGGTTCTGTCCGTTGTGATGCCAGGGGGTAACGGCCAAGCTGGCTCTGGCGTTGGTTGGGTGCTCTATGCACCGCTCTCCGTCAAAGAGGCGGGTTCCTCCATGGACTTTGCGATCTTCGCGGTTCACGTCTCGGGTGCATCATCCATCCTTGGTGCGATCAACATGATCACGACCTTCCTGAACATGCGTGCGCCGGGCATGACCCTGCACAAAACGCCTCTGTTTGCATGGTCGATCTTTGTCACAGCCTTCCTGATCCTTCTGTCCCTGCCTGTTCTGGCTGGCGCGATCACAATGCTGCTGACAGACCGTAACTTCGGCACAACCTTCTTTGACCCATCAGGCGGCGGCGACCCAGTGTTGTACCAGCACCTCTTGTGGTTCTTTGGTCACCCCGAAGTATACATGATCATCGTTCCTGGCTTTGGTATCATCAGCCACGTGATCGCAACTTTCTCTCGCAAACCGATCTTTGGCTACCTGCCAATGGTGTATGCGATGGTTGCCATTGGCGCGCTGGGTTTCGTTGTTTGGGCTCACCACATGTACACCGTTGGTATGTCCCTGACACAGCAGTCCTACTTCATGCTGGCAACCATGGTGATTGCGGTTCCTACGGGTATCAAAATCTTCTCATGGATCGCCACAATGTGGGGCGGCTCGATCGAGATGAAAACACCAATGTACTGGGCGTTCGGCTTCTTGTTCCTCTTCACCGTTGGTGGAGTTACAGGGATCGTATTGTCACAGGCTGGTGTGGACCGCGCCTATCACGACACTTACTACGTGGTTGCACACTTCCACTACGTGATGTCGCTTGGTGCTGTGTTCTGTATCTTTGCGGGTGTTTACTACTGGTTTGGCAAAATGTCGGGCAAGCATTACCCCGAATGGGCAGGTAAACTGCACTTCTGGATGATGTTCATCGGCGCCAACATTACCTTCTTCCCACAGCACTTCTTGGGTCGTCAGGGTATGCCACGCCGTTACATCGACTATCCAGAGCAGTTCTCACTCTGGAACGAGGTGTCATCCTACGGTGCCTTCCTGTCATTCGCATCCTTTGTGTTCTTCATTGGTCTCATCTTCTACTGCCTGATCTGGGGCAAAAAGATCGAAGAGAACAACGAAAATTACTGGGGCGAAGGTGCAGACACGCTGGAATGGACACTCCCGTCCCCTCCACCAGAGCACACGTTCGAAATCCTGCCTACACAAGACATGTGGGATCACCAAAAAGGGCATTAG
- a CDS encoding cbb3-type cytochrome c oxidase subunit I gives MRIVYLWLAALLIFVLLAGATGISLSNGSVDRAYHDTYYVVAHFHYALNIAAVFATIFFIIHRWTNRAVPLWAGSIQFTLFAVGAFMTFFPQHFLGLSGMPRRYIDYPEAFAFWNKISALGVLLCTLSLIVFVIILIYTIFWGPTKSSKSNGS, from the coding sequence ATGCGTATTGTGTATCTTTGGCTTGCTGCGCTGTTGATATTTGTGCTGCTGGCTGGCGCAACAGGTATAAGCCTGTCAAACGGCAGCGTCGATCGCGCCTATCACGATACCTATTACGTGGTCGCCCATTTTCACTACGCGCTGAACATCGCCGCGGTATTCGCTACGATTTTCTTTATCATTCACCGATGGACCAACCGCGCAGTGCCACTTTGGGCAGGCAGCATACAGTTTACCCTATTCGCCGTCGGCGCCTTTATGACCTTTTTCCCCCAGCATTTTTTGGGTCTATCTGGCATGCCACGTCGCTACATCGACTATCCCGAGGCCTTCGCCTTTTGGAACAAAATCAGTGCCCTAGGCGTTCTTCTCTGCACCCTGTCCCTAATCGTCTTTGTGATAATCTTAATCTACACCATCTTTTGGGGGCCTACGAAATCCAGCAAATCTAATGGGTCCTAG
- a CDS encoding DUF2244 domain-containing protein yields MTTPAPTPSDIEADFHRAVDRADTPIYTNSIKPYRSLSNFGFGATIMFTACAFLLPLLAFLGTQALWTLLLFVGPAVAALWYFIRRNDKDGTLREVITLWPDLIAVHRQNPRKADQFWHANPYWVSVHMKDTKKIPSYLTLKGAGREIELGAFLPVEDRKDLEKDLRKHLAQAINTRNG; encoded by the coding sequence ATGACCACCCCTGCCCCAACACCCTCTGATATCGAAGCAGATTTCCACCGCGCCGTGGATCGCGCCGATACGCCGATCTACACCAACTCCATCAAACCCTACCGCTCACTCAGCAACTTTGGCTTTGGGGCCACCATCATGTTCACCGCCTGCGCGTTTCTGCTGCCACTGCTGGCCTTTCTTGGCACACAGGCACTTTGGACACTGTTGTTGTTTGTCGGCCCAGCGGTTGCCGCCCTTTGGTATTTCATCCGACGCAACGACAAAGACGGCACCCTGCGCGAAGTCATCACCCTTTGGCCCGACCTAATCGCCGTCCACCGTCAAAATCCGCGCAAGGCGGATCAGTTTTGGCACGCCAATCCCTATTGGGTCAGCGTCCACATGAAAGATACGAAGAAAATCCCAAGCTATCTCACACTCAAGGGCGCAGGACGAGAGATCGAACTTGGCGCGTTTCTCCCCGTGGAAGACCGCAAAGACTTGGAAAAAGACCTGCGCAAGCATCTTGCTCAGGCCATCAACACACGAAACGGTTAA
- a CDS encoding calcium-binding protein, with protein MTTTVVSTDTVQSYTLTSGDELYLTEGTLLQGHIDITSGVDHLVGIYGHLISSGQFDVEAACTDTSIFISSTGRVSTTSDSLASFNLLGTGVSLLNLGEIYGGYGIWVRGVGAHITNAGVIHSSSDHPTLGSGILLNSSDAEVSNSGTIVSQKFGVATYLSGTILNNRIDNSGHIEGEIAIRFENGSDFFLSNTGDLIGRGGTSMYLSQTTEVRNFGTITGDVDAVDMTATGSTLKLINGGLITGDINMGDGDDTYRGKLDGWTDGRVNAGDGADTLRGGTRDDDLRGDAGADNIQGKQGNDELYGGSESDMIRGNDGDDYIEGNQDNDELYGGRGNDEIKGGSGNDTITGGTGNDILSGNTGADVFVFGRNSGNDEITDFANNTDQLDLSAFAVSSRQDLTDAGAIIANGTGSIIDLTKIGGDGVILIEDMSIGAWGNSDFIFA; from the coding sequence ATGACAACTACAGTGGTTTCAACAGACACAGTGCAAAGCTACACACTCACAAGTGGCGATGAACTTTACCTTACCGAAGGCACCCTGTTACAGGGCCATATAGACATTACATCGGGCGTAGACCATCTGGTTGGCATTTACGGGCATCTCATTTCATCTGGGCAGTTTGACGTAGAAGCCGCTTGTACTGATACCAGTATTTTCATTTCTTCCACTGGCCGCGTGAGCACTACATCTGATTCCCTCGCCTCTTTCAACCTTTTGGGAACAGGTGTTTCCCTGCTAAACCTTGGTGAAATTTATGGCGGATACGGCATCTGGGTGCGCGGCGTGGGCGCCCATATCACCAACGCCGGTGTCATCCACTCTTCCTCGGACCATCCCACGTTAGGTTCAGGAATTCTCCTTAATAGTAGTGATGCAGAAGTTTCCAATTCCGGTACCATTGTTTCGCAGAAATTTGGCGTTGCCACATATTTATCAGGCACGATTTTGAACAACCGGATCGACAACTCGGGACACATCGAAGGCGAAATCGCAATTCGTTTTGAGAATGGCAGTGATTTTTTCTTGTCCAACACGGGGGATTTGATCGGGCGCGGCGGTACGTCAATGTATCTCAGCCAAACGACCGAAGTGCGCAATTTTGGTACAATAACAGGCGATGTAGATGCCGTAGACATGACCGCCACGGGTTCCACATTGAAACTGATCAACGGTGGTTTGATTACGGGCGATATCAACATGGGTGACGGCGATGACACCTATCGCGGCAAACTGGATGGCTGGACAGACGGGCGTGTAAACGCCGGTGATGGCGCAGATACCCTGCGCGGTGGCACTCGGGATGACGATCTGCGTGGCGATGCTGGCGCAGATAACATTCAGGGCAAACAAGGCAATGACGAACTGTATGGTGGTTCAGAAAGCGACATGATCCGGGGCAACGATGGTGATGACTATATCGAAGGCAACCAGGACAATGACGAATTGTATGGCGGTCGTGGTAACGATGAAATCAAAGGCGGCTCTGGCAATGACACGATCACAGGGGGCACCGGCAATGACATCCTGTCAGGCAACACAGGGGCTGATGTGTTTGTCTTTGGCCGCAATTCCGGCAATGACGAAATCACCGATTTCGCAAATAACACAGACCAGCTCGACCTCAGCGCCTTTGCTGTTTCCTCGCGCCAAGACCTCACAGACGCAGGTGCAATCATCGCAAATGGCACAGGCTCGATCATCGACCTTACCAAAATCGGTGGCGATGGCGTGATCCTTATCGAGGATATGAGCATCGGTGCCTGGGGCAACTCAGACTTTATTTTTGCGTAA
- a CDS encoding GatB/YqeY domain-containing protein, with protein sequence MRDEINTQVKQAMRDKDSERLTTLRLINAAIKDRDIAARAEGNYDGVSDDEILQVLAKMIKQRTESAKVYEEGGRLELAEKERREIVVVEQFLPKQLSDEELTAAVKDAIETTGAESIRDMGRVMGELKGKYAGQMDFGKAGGAVKAALAG encoded by the coding sequence ATGCGCGACGAGATCAATACACAGGTCAAACAGGCCATGCGGGACAAAGACAGCGAACGATTGACGACGCTGCGTTTGATCAATGCTGCAATCAAGGACCGCGATATCGCAGCGCGGGCTGAGGGCAACTATGACGGGGTGTCTGATGATGAAATCCTGCAAGTTTTGGCCAAGATGATTAAACAGCGCACCGAAAGCGCCAAAGTTTATGAAGAAGGTGGGCGCTTGGAGTTGGCCGAGAAAGAACGGCGCGAGATTGTGGTGGTGGAGCAATTTCTGCCCAAACAATTGAGCGACGAGGAACTGACTGCTGCGGTTAAAGACGCCATCGAAACCACAGGGGCGGAGAGCATTCGCGACATGGGGCGTGTGATGGGTGAATTAAAGGGCAAATACGCTGGTCAGATGGATTTCGGCAAGGCTGGCGGCGCTGTGAAAGCTGCTTTGGCGGGGTGA
- the carA gene encoding glutamine-hydrolyzing carbamoyl-phosphate synthase small subunit has translation MTTPETPDHPTACIVLADGSTFYGRGFGATGKTVAELCFNTAMTGYQEIMTDPSYAGQAITFTFPHIGNTGVNTEDDETADPVARAMIVKWDPTEPSNWRSQETLSEWLSKRGRIGVGGIDTRRLTRAIRMQGAPHVAIQHNPDGEFDMPALLQEARDFVGLEGLDLAKEVTCAQSYRWDEQRWAWPDGYPKRTGEGKRVVAIDYGAKRNILRCLASAGCDVTVLPATATAEDVLSHNPQGVFLSNGPGDPAATGEYAVPMIQGILDKTDLPIFGICLGHQMLALALGGKTLKMSHGHHGANHPVKENETGKVEITSMNHGFAVDAQSLPDGVEETHVSLFDGSNCGIRMTDRPVFSVQHHPEASPGPQDSFYLFERFAANMG, from the coding sequence ATGACCACGCCAGAAACACCCGATCACCCGACCGCATGTATTGTTCTTGCCGATGGCAGCACCTTTTACGGGCGCGGTTTTGGGGCAACGGGAAAAACCGTTGCAGAACTGTGCTTTAACACGGCAATGACGGGGTATCAGGAAATCATGACAGACCCGTCTTACGCGGGTCAGGCCATCACATTCACTTTCCCCCATATCGGCAACACAGGCGTGAACACCGAAGACGATGAAACCGCCGATCCTGTTGCGCGCGCCATGATCGTGAAATGGGATCCGACCGAACCATCGAATTGGCGCAGCCAAGAAACCCTGTCCGAATGGCTGTCCAAACGGGGTCGCATTGGCGTTGGCGGTATCGACACACGTCGTTTGACCCGCGCCATCCGTATGCAGGGCGCACCCCATGTCGCCATTCAGCACAATCCTGACGGCGAATTTGATATGCCTGCCCTTTTACAAGAAGCCCGCGATTTCGTTGGCCTTGAAGGGCTCGACCTCGCGAAAGAGGTCACATGCGCACAATCCTATCGCTGGGATGAACAACGCTGGGCGTGGCCAGACGGCTATCCCAAACGCACAGGCGAAGGCAAACGTGTTGTCGCCATCGACTACGGCGCAAAACGCAACATCCTGCGCTGTCTCGCCTCTGCGGGCTGCGATGTGACTGTGCTGCCAGCCACCGCCACCGCCGAAGACGTATTGTCCCACAACCCTCAAGGCGTGTTCCTTTCAAACGGTCCAGGGGACCCAGCGGCCACAGGCGAATACGCCGTCCCGATGATCCAAGGGATTTTGGACAAGACCGATCTGCCAATTTTCGGAATTTGCCTTGGGCACCAAATGCTCGCGCTCGCTTTGGGGGGTAAAACCCTGAAAATGAGCCACGGCCACCACGGTGCAAACCACCCTGTTAAAGAAAACGAAACGGGCAAAGTGGAAATCACATCCATGAACCACGGTTTTGCCGTTGATGCACAAAGCCTTCCAGACGGTGTCGAAGAAACCCATGTGTCCCTGTTTGACGGTTCAAACTGCGGTATCCGCATGACAGATCGGCCTGTGTTCTCGGTTCAGCATCACCCAGAAGCCAGCCCAGGCCCTCAAGATAGCTTCTATCTGTTTGAACGCTTCGCCGCGAATATGGGCTGA